The Rhizobium leguminosarum genome includes a window with the following:
- a CDS encoding B3/4 domain-containing protein, whose amino-acid sequence MLEFPVIDKEIANIAPDFRAISVFVDIKDDTRGTIARNVLEEACDFVRAGGPAWSEAHLASWAEAYSRFGAKPNRTPCSAQALKKRVEKDGRIPSINQIVDLYNAVSLRFAIPVGGENFDAYVGKPRLSVADGTEVFDTVMNGEAVIENPTKGEVIWRDDIGVTCRRWNWRQGTRTRLETLGGRMWFILESLATMPEEALEEAANMLVNGLRQLAPGCEVYRHKIIAG is encoded by the coding sequence ATGTTGGAATTTCCGGTCATCGACAAAGAAATCGCAAACATCGCACCAGACTTTCGCGCGATCAGCGTCTTCGTTGATATCAAGGATGACACGCGTGGCACCATAGCCAGAAATGTGCTGGAAGAGGCTTGTGATTTTGTCCGAGCTGGAGGGCCAGCCTGGAGTGAAGCACATCTGGCAAGTTGGGCCGAGGCATATAGCCGGTTTGGAGCAAAACCAAATCGCACACCCTGTTCTGCACAGGCGCTGAAGAAGCGGGTGGAGAAAGACGGCCGTATCCCTTCGATCAACCAGATCGTCGATCTCTACAACGCAGTCAGCTTGCGTTTTGCAATACCGGTGGGTGGAGAAAACTTCGACGCCTATGTCGGCAAGCCACGGCTGTCTGTTGCAGACGGAACCGAAGTGTTCGACACGGTTATGAACGGAGAGGCGGTCATCGAAAACCCTACCAAGGGTGAAGTCATCTGGCGCGACGATATCGGTGTCACGTGCCGGCGCTGGAACTGGCGGCAAGGTACCCGGACCCGACTGGAGACGCTGGGTGGCCGGATGTGGTTCATTTTGGAAAGTTTGGCGACAATGCCTGAGGAGGCGCTAGAGGAGGCGGCCAACATGCTGGTGAACGGTTTAAGGCAGCTGGCACCGGGCTGTGAGGTCTACAGACACAAGATTATAGCCGGCTAA
- a CDS encoding type II toxin-antitoxin system RelE/ParE family toxin, with protein MGQAKFQKISDAMLCEAVARAERGQIDADLGAGLIKQRVARPGAGKSGGFRTLVFFRAQTRAVFAFGFAKSDMANLDAGDEAYMKKAAKLVVGFTDAQMKAEVDAGRMLEVKCDDKDLQE; from the coding sequence ATTGGTCAAGCCAAGTTTCAGAAAATCTCTGACGCGATGCTTTGTGAGGCTGTTGCGCGCGCCGAACGCGGCCAGATTGATGCCGATCTAGGAGCTGGCCTTATCAAGCAGCGCGTTGCTCGGCCCGGCGCTGGGAAGTCTGGCGGATTCCGGACACTGGTTTTCTTTCGAGCGCAAACGAGAGCGGTCTTTGCATTCGGGTTTGCGAAGAGTGATATGGCCAATCTCGATGCTGGGGATGAAGCTTACATGAAAAAGGCCGCGAAACTCGTCGTGGGATTTACTGACGCGCAAATGAAAGCGGAAGTCGATGCGGGTCGAATGCTAGAGGTGAAATGCGATGACAAAGACTTACAAGAGTGA
- a CDS encoding inclusion body family protein, whose amino-acid sequence MAIDALPASAQQIGLLVVIDTASVKAHYKPNSHFEHPQPINHESQFMICTGSRGQVTGQCSSDLSFHANVGDSVSFAGTSVYSNSEDAVILCGITHASGDQVFNRFHANYAARDRAAFPDPNSGNGLPALHKRLTFSTYDAGVRCSGTAKLYVRFALYKLAEDGQTQKLYGYFQWDPQITVS is encoded by the coding sequence ATGGCAATCGACGCTCTCCCGGCCAGCGCGCAGCAGATCGGCTTACTTGTCGTGATCGATACCGCAAGCGTCAAGGCACACTACAAGCCCAACAGTCATTTTGAACACCCACAACCGATCAATCACGAAAGCCAATTTATGATCTGCACGGGATCGCGCGGTCAAGTCACCGGTCAGTGCAGCTCGGATCTCTCTTTTCACGCGAATGTTGGTGACAGCGTATCCTTCGCTGGCACGTCCGTTTATAGCAATTCGGAGGACGCTGTTATTCTCTGCGGCATTACGCATGCAAGTGGTGACCAGGTATTTAACCGGTTCCACGCGAATTACGCCGCCCGAGACAGGGCGGCGTTCCCTGACCCCAATTCCGGAAACGGCCTTCCGGCACTTCACAAGCGTCTGACTTTTTCGACCTATGACGCTGGGGTGAGATGCTCCGGGACGGCGAAACTCTACGTCAGGTTCGCCCTTTATAAGTTGGCCGAGGATGGCCAAACGCAAAAGCTTTATGGCTATTTCCAATGGGATCCGCAGATTACAGTGAGCTGA
- a CDS encoding histidine decarboxylase, pyruvoyl type translates to MSSIARYDGEYDPAVVVSGAIGPYAAVCGGTVGNGASGNGYVTGLKLAVGITSAAGLDEGTCRIVSGDRCRVAGTYIGQTNFLIATSYTGLDGVIWGLDVVAEPAINNTVPQPLFLQNQPDGPPIPVLPIEPLLQASRQLLGTRESRDGHVQEQRFPPRPGLQLVAAYKSGAGYGPGWIWSALALAVLVDRSTGSSLFNEDGGMFGDAQTKETDVRSFLQQTLHCVGNSIVACGQNHNVRYGLIFAGAKALYVPEGYYGCAIACGPYLTLAQRTVPPGWSAARLAKADRPKWETALGLVPLARSPAVYLPPGEVIPGGIRITSLGCAPDA, encoded by the coding sequence ATGTCGTCCATCGCAAGATATGACGGTGAATATGATCCCGCCGTGGTCGTCAGCGGTGCGATCGGTCCCTATGCTGCCGTTTGTGGAGGGACAGTCGGAAACGGCGCGTCCGGAAACGGCTACGTGACGGGGTTGAAACTCGCTGTGGGAATTACGTCTGCGGCTGGGCTGGATGAGGGCACATGTAGGATCGTGTCGGGGGACAGATGCCGCGTTGCCGGCACCTATATCGGTCAAACAAATTTTTTGATCGCGACCTCCTACACTGGACTCGATGGCGTTATCTGGGGCCTCGATGTCGTCGCCGAACCCGCCATAAACAATACTGTTCCACAGCCATTATTTTTGCAAAATCAGCCGGACGGCCCGCCAATTCCAGTCCTACCGATTGAACCGTTGCTGCAAGCCAGCCGTCAACTCCTCGGTACGCGTGAATCCCGAGATGGCCATGTGCAGGAACAGCGCTTTCCACCACGTCCAGGATTGCAGCTGGTCGCAGCCTACAAATCCGGGGCGGGTTATGGGCCGGGTTGGATCTGGTCGGCATTAGCATTGGCGGTCCTGGTCGACCGGAGCACTGGCTCGAGTCTCTTCAACGAAGATGGGGGCATGTTTGGAGATGCACAAACCAAGGAAACCGACGTGCGGTCTTTCCTGCAGCAAACCTTGCATTGCGTCGGCAACAGCATCGTTGCGTGCGGCCAGAACCACAACGTGCGCTATGGCCTGATCTTCGCCGGGGCAAAGGCACTCTATGTCCCCGAGGGCTACTATGGCTGCGCGATCGCCTGTGGCCCGTACCTGACGTTGGCGCAGCGAACAGTCCCCCCTGGATGGTCAGCGGCGCGTCTTGCCAAGGCAGATAGGCCGAAATGGGAGACGGCGCTTGGACTTGTTCCGTTGGCTCGCTCACCGGCGGTTTATCTGCCACCAGGAGAGGTCATTCCTGGCGGAATAAGGATTACGTCGCTGGGGTGCGCGCCAGACGCCTGA
- a CDS encoding class I SAM-dependent methyltransferase: MNALTQRDVGAIVDASFAILTSCGILKRPVPSFEPSLYEAAQGRIEPHFEVPQTTISPLMRRFLFHFARATQPQFIYGAGTYVGFAFAWLISGRQVGDGDFNARGVDCDSAATIIARRNMTWLETIGALDLRVADALIDLESSSDSIDLLFIDVDAVDTRKSLYTDILECAKPHLRSGALILAHDPLVAAFRNDFERFFAYIENQDCFGPNCILPLDDCGISVTVVR, translated from the coding sequence ATGAACGCTCTAACGCAACGGGATGTCGGAGCCATCGTGGACGCGTCCTTTGCCATCCTCACATCATGCGGTATCTTGAAAAGGCCGGTCCCATCTTTTGAACCCAGCCTGTACGAGGCCGCGCAAGGACGGATCGAACCGCATTTCGAAGTGCCGCAAACAACGATAAGCCCCTTGATGCGGCGGTTCCTGTTTCACTTCGCCCGCGCGACACAACCACAATTCATATATGGCGCCGGCACCTACGTCGGCTTTGCGTTTGCGTGGCTCATCAGTGGTAGGCAGGTCGGCGACGGCGACTTCAATGCAAGGGGTGTCGACTGCGATAGTGCGGCAACCATCATTGCTCGGCGCAATATGACCTGGCTGGAGACGATTGGCGCCCTCGATCTTCGTGTCGCGGATGCACTGATCGATCTGGAAAGCAGCAGCGATTCGATTGACTTGCTATTCATCGATGTCGACGCAGTAGACACGCGCAAATCTCTGTATACGGATATACTCGAATGCGCGAAGCCTCATCTGAGGTCGGGAGCGCTGATCCTGGCTCATGATCCGCTCGTAGCGGCGTTCAGGAATGATTTTGAACGCTTCTTCGCCTACATTGAGAATCAGGATTGCTTTGGCCCCAACTGCATCCTGCCGCTCGACGACTGCGGCATCAGCGTGACGGTGGTGCGATGA
- a CDS encoding helix-turn-helix domain-containing protein: protein MEKKVNISTEAVTDVERVSATVSQNLKLFRKQNGLTLDELSRKSGVSKGMLVEIEKGSANPSIATLCRAATALGVSVADFVGVAVNVPVRIVPPEDASILWRGPKGGSATLLVGTHGPDEIELWRWTLFPGEVFESPGHSAGTLELLNVETGALTLKLADSEHLVKAGSSVLARTEDKHAYMNCGKEELRFVMTVAELQRPRVRTGL, encoded by the coding sequence ATGGAAAAGAAAGTCAATATATCGACCGAAGCGGTCACCGACGTCGAGCGTGTCAGTGCAACCGTGTCCCAGAACCTCAAATTGTTCAGGAAACAGAATGGCCTGACACTCGATGAATTGTCGCGCAAATCCGGTGTCAGCAAAGGCATGCTGGTCGAAATCGAAAAGGGCAGCGCAAACCCGAGCATTGCGACGCTCTGCCGGGCAGCGACCGCATTGGGCGTTTCTGTCGCCGATTTCGTCGGGGTCGCAGTTAACGTGCCTGTGCGCATCGTTCCACCCGAGGATGCCTCGATCCTCTGGCGTGGTCCGAAGGGCGGGAGTGCCACTCTTCTGGTTGGAACCCACGGGCCGGATGAAATCGAGCTTTGGCGCTGGACGCTGTTTCCCGGTGAGGTTTTCGAATCGCCCGGCCATTCGGCCGGAACACTCGAACTGCTGAATGTGGAAACCGGCGCGCTTACCTTGAAACTGGCTGATAGCGAGCACCTCGTTAAAGCGGGCTCTTCGGTTTTGGCACGGACGGAGGACAAACATGCTTACATGAATTGTGGCAAGGAGGAGCTCCGCTTTGTAATGACTGTCGCGGAGCTGCAGCGTCCGCGCGTGAGAACGGGCCTGTAA
- a CDS encoding BON domain-containing protein: MPANTVIPISDDALSTAVRMRLELELGLTYDVVKVTVLNGEVTLRGRMACPSKREAAKVTAESVRGVRRVLSDISTAYYMAGSPADRSKEGCAWACRKFWRLTVC, translated from the coding sequence ATGCCCGCAAACACCGTCATTCCTATCAGCGACGACGCCCTTTCCACAGCAGTTAGAATGCGCTTGGAACTGGAACTCGGACTGACGTACGATGTCGTGAAGGTGACGGTTCTCAATGGCGAGGTGACCTTGCGCGGAAGGATGGCGTGTCCGTCGAAAAGGGAAGCAGCGAAGGTCACTGCGGAGAGCGTGCGCGGCGTGCGCAGAGTACTCAGCGACATTTCGACGGCATATTACATGGCCGGAAGCCCAGCCGATCGTTCGAAGGAAGGCTGCGCATGGGCCTGTCGCAAATTTTGGCGCTTAACGGTATGTTGA
- a CDS encoding ABC transporter ATP-binding protein: MYIETVKPALLVSDVHKSYGAHKVLKGISLSAEKGDVVSIIGSSGSGKSTFLRCINFLEIPDQGTFQINGEDVIFRKGRDGKCHPANWRQIERLRSGLGMVFQSFNLWPHMTILQNVIEAPIHILRIERKAAIEKAEALLAKVGLYDKKDTYPAFLSGGQQQRASIARALCVDPAVMLFDEPTSALDPELVGEVLKVIRGLAEEGRTMVMVTHEMKFARDVSTRVMFLHQGQVEELGPPAQVFGAPTSARCKEFVAAGSH; the protein is encoded by the coding sequence ATGTACATCGAAACAGTCAAGCCAGCTTTGCTAGTGAGCGACGTTCACAAGAGCTACGGCGCACACAAGGTGCTGAAGGGGATCTCCCTTTCAGCGGAGAAGGGCGACGTGGTCTCGATCATCGGATCTTCGGGCTCAGGAAAGAGCACGTTCCTGCGCTGCATCAACTTCCTCGAAATTCCGGACCAAGGAACCTTCCAGATCAACGGCGAAGACGTGATCTTCCGCAAGGGCCGTGACGGCAAATGCCACCCCGCCAACTGGCGGCAGATCGAGAGGCTGAGGAGTGGCCTCGGCATGGTCTTCCAGAGCTTCAATCTCTGGCCGCACATGACCATTCTCCAGAACGTCATCGAGGCCCCGATCCACATCCTGCGTATCGAGCGTAAAGCGGCGATCGAAAAGGCCGAGGCGCTACTGGCCAAAGTCGGTCTTTACGACAAGAAGGACACCTACCCCGCCTTCCTTTCCGGCGGCCAGCAGCAACGTGCGTCGATTGCCCGCGCGCTCTGCGTCGATCCGGCGGTGATGCTGTTTGATGAACCGACCTCGGCACTCGATCCGGAACTCGTCGGCGAAGTGCTCAAGGTCATCCGTGGGCTGGCCGAGGAAGGTCGCACCATGGTGATGGTCACCCACGAGATGAAGTTCGCACGCGACGTTTCCACCCGCGTCATGTTTTTGCACCAGGGCCAGGTCGAGGAACTCGGCCCTCCGGCCCAGGTCTTTGGTGCACCCACCAGCGCACGCTGCAAGGAGTTTGTTGCAGCCGGTTCGCACTAA
- a CDS encoding transporter substrate-binding domain-containing protein gives MKHLGKALAVAAFMLATSAQAEIRFGVVNEAYAPYTTKDASGKAIGWEIDLMDAICKELKEKCTIVDVAWDGLIPALESKKIDVIWSSMSITDERKKRIDFTDKYYSALAGMIGAKDGVMGATTEQLKGKTVGIAVSTTQSAYFKKHFAEIATEKSYATVDESFQDLASGRVDYIFADTGPLKELLKADLGKECCEYKGSVEADDSVLGAGVGGGIRKGDDELREKLNGAIKAVRANGTYAEFSKKYFDYDPY, from the coding sequence ATGAAGCATTTGGGAAAAGCTCTAGCTGTCGCAGCATTCATGCTGGCGACGAGCGCCCAAGCGGAAATCCGCTTCGGCGTCGTCAATGAGGCCTATGCGCCCTACACGACAAAGGACGCTTCGGGAAAAGCGATTGGCTGGGAGATCGATCTGATGGATGCGATCTGCAAAGAGCTTAAGGAGAAGTGCACGATCGTCGACGTTGCCTGGGACGGCCTCATTCCGGCTCTGGAGAGCAAGAAGATCGACGTAATCTGGTCTTCGATGTCGATCACCGACGAGCGCAAGAAGCGCATCGATTTCACGGACAAATATTACTCGGCTCTCGCTGGCATGATTGGCGCCAAGGATGGCGTCATGGGCGCGACCACCGAGCAGCTGAAAGGAAAGACCGTCGGCATCGCCGTGTCGACGACCCAGTCGGCTTACTTCAAGAAGCATTTCGCCGAAATTGCGACCGAGAAAAGTTATGCGACCGTCGATGAATCATTCCAGGACCTCGCGTCGGGCCGCGTCGACTACATCTTTGCCGACACGGGACCGCTGAAGGAACTCCTGAAAGCCGACCTCGGCAAGGAATGCTGCGAATACAAGGGCAGTGTCGAGGCAGACGACTCGGTTCTTGGGGCTGGCGTCGGCGGCGGTATCCGCAAGGGCGACGACGAGCTGCGCGAAAAGCTGAATGGCGCGATCAAAGCTGTCAGGGCGAACGGCACCTATGCCGAGTTCAGCAAGAAGTACTTCGACTACGACCCCTATTGA
- a CDS encoding inclusion body family protein, producing the protein MATVPGNSAADDALAASPQQVNILVVIDTEYVKAHYPPNSSSDSPPGIDHNSQFMICTGSRGDVTGQGSADLSFKANVGDNVSFTGVSIYDNSDDAVIVYGIKYWNGDKVFNQFVPNVVTRKKAVFPNPETSNGIPPLQEQLTFATYDAKIARSGKENFYVYFALYKLSDDGQSQNLYGYYYWDPQIIVP; encoded by the coding sequence ATGGCAACTGTCCCAGGAAATTCCGCAGCAGACGACGCACTGGCCGCCAGCCCTCAGCAGGTCAATATATTGGTGGTTATCGACACTGAATACGTGAAGGCCCACTATCCGCCCAACAGTAGCTCGGACAGCCCACCAGGAATCGATCACAACAGCCAATTTATGATCTGCACCGGCTCGCGCGGCGACGTTACCGGCCAAGGCAGCGCGGATCTTTCGTTCAAAGCGAATGTCGGCGATAACGTGTCGTTCACCGGGGTTTCGATCTACGACAATTCAGATGACGCCGTGATTGTCTACGGTATCAAGTACTGGAACGGTGACAAGGTCTTCAATCAGTTCGTACCCAACGTCGTAACGCGTAAGAAGGCGGTCTTTCCCAATCCAGAGACGTCAAATGGGATTCCTCCGCTGCAAGAACAATTAACTTTCGCAACCTACGACGCGAAGATTGCACGTTCTGGTAAGGAAAATTTCTACGTCTATTTTGCCCTCTACAAGCTCTCTGACGACGGTCAGTCTCAGAATTTGTATGGCTATTACTACTGGGATCCACAGATCATAGTCCCCTGA
- a CDS encoding Fic/DOC family protein, with product MLRNKLDLTDQDELDEFETAMFVVRSDEPWPAGSLDVTHYLALHHHLFQDVYEWAGEIRSIRIGKGGNWFCYPEHIPAQLHQAFQFLANANYFEGLAPAEFATQAAHLLAEINAVHPFREGNGRTQLTFLAVLADHVGLPFDEDVLDRERVLDAMIESFAGSEAPLAALILDIVSGPSS from the coding sequence GTGCTCCGCAACAAGCTGGACCTGACTGACCAGGATGAACTGGACGAATTCGAGACCGCCATGTTTGTCGTACGCTCTGACGAACCCTGGCCGGCCGGCAGCCTCGACGTGACCCACTACCTGGCCCTGCATCACCATCTGTTCCAAGACGTGTATGAATGGGCTGGCGAGATCCGGAGCATCCGGATCGGGAAAGGGGGTAACTGGTTTTGCTATCCCGAGCACATCCCCGCCCAGCTCCACCAGGCGTTCCAGTTCCTTGCGAACGCCAACTATTTCGAGGGCTTGGCGCCGGCGGAGTTTGCAACGCAGGCCGCCCATCTCCTCGCCGAAATAAACGCCGTTCATCCGTTCCGCGAAGGCAACGGCCGCACGCAGCTGACGTTTCTCGCGGTCCTGGCAGACCACGTCGGCCTGCCGTTCGACGAGGATGTCCTTGACCGCGAGCGCGTTCTCGATGCCATGATCGAAAGCTTTGCAGGCTCCGAGGCGCCGCTCGCGGCCCTGATCCTCGACATCGTCTCTGGACCTTCATCCTAA
- a CDS encoding helix-turn-helix domain-containing protein, translating to MTKTYKSEALAAVHEMMEGFYESGAIEKQTMREFDEGCLTTVEPLTPEEIRTIRERESISQPVFARYLNVSKGLVSDWERGVKRPSGPALRLLTVIRNKGLQAIA from the coding sequence ATGACAAAGACTTACAAGAGTGAGGCACTGGCAGCCGTCCATGAAATGATGGAGGGATTCTACGAGTCCGGCGCAATCGAAAAACAGACGATGCGTGAATTTGATGAAGGTTGCCTGACAACCGTGGAGCCGCTGACACCGGAGGAAATTCGCACGATCCGTGAGCGCGAGAGCATCTCTCAGCCGGTGTTTGCCCGATATCTCAATGTTAGCAAGGGGCTGGTGTCAGATTGGGAACGCGGCGTTAAAAGGCCAAGCGGTCCTGCTCTGCGTTTGCTGACTGTTATACGGAACAAGGGATTACAGGCGATCGCCTGA
- a CDS encoding pyridoxal phosphate-dependent aminotransferase: MKALRDLSLGTLDPSYCQAEEGSNNAYAPRQGVPALVQLLGARFAVDASEVLVTAGASMGLTCAFLTCPPARPILLPSPGFPAYEATLRLLGRSVITYKLDHNWDANVLRMIEQEIPAAILLNSPGNPLGNVITDQQRQTVCDVAQACCVTLILDETYAGLEFSGSASTGPLLGEATGVIRIGSFSKRFAQPGLRIGYVIAGAKTCRQMADINWVLAMSPCVSSQLAAADLLMAEVKNPGRIKNTAGQLEASADLAMATLATHGIAALRPNGGPLLWIEFPGAQSTGAQLVAYCMEHASVIASPGEAFRRQGPPAIRCSYAIARYDIPAVFGRLGAALARWKSENSN, from the coding sequence ATGAAGGCGCTGCGCGACCTATCGCTTGGCACGCTGGATCCGTCTTACTGCCAAGCGGAAGAAGGCAGCAACAACGCTTATGCGCCGCGTCAAGGCGTGCCTGCTCTTGTGCAACTACTGGGCGCTCGTTTCGCAGTAGACGCCTCCGAAGTTCTCGTCACGGCCGGAGCATCGATGGGGCTGACCTGTGCTTTCCTAACCTGCCCTCCCGCACGGCCGATACTGCTCCCATCACCAGGCTTTCCGGCCTACGAAGCAACGCTGCGCCTTCTTGGAAGGTCCGTCATCACCTATAAACTCGACCACAACTGGGACGCGAATGTCTTGCGGATGATCGAACAGGAAATACCGGCGGCGATCCTCCTGAATTCTCCGGGCAATCCGTTAGGGAACGTCATCACGGACCAACAACGCCAGACGGTGTGTGACGTGGCGCAAGCTTGCTGTGTTACTCTCATCCTGGACGAAACCTATGCAGGTCTCGAATTTTCTGGGTCGGCATCGACAGGCCCCCTTCTGGGAGAGGCCACAGGCGTCATCCGCATCGGCAGCTTCTCGAAGCGCTTCGCACAACCGGGTCTGCGCATCGGGTATGTGATCGCGGGCGCGAAAACCTGCCGTCAGATGGCCGATATCAATTGGGTTCTCGCCATGTCGCCATGCGTTTCCTCGCAGCTGGCGGCGGCCGACCTGCTCATGGCTGAAGTCAAGAATCCGGGTCGGATCAAAAACACGGCCGGCCAGCTTGAAGCCTCCGCCGACCTGGCGATGGCAACCCTTGCCACCCATGGGATTGCCGCTTTGCGACCGAATGGTGGCCCTCTGCTCTGGATTGAATTTCCGGGCGCCCAAAGTACCGGCGCGCAATTGGTCGCCTATTGCATGGAGCATGCAAGCGTGATTGCTAGCCCCGGAGAGGCTTTCCGGCGCCAGGGGCCACCCGCCATTCGCTGCAGCTATGCGATCGCAAGATACGATATCCCTGCCGTCTTTGGTCGACTTGGTGCTGCACTTGCAAGATGGAAGAGCGAGAATAGCAATTGA
- a CDS encoding NAD-dependent epimerase/dehydratase family protein, translated as MSDHSKGPQSRCVVIGTGQIGTFAVRSFTHAGWSVTAADLAPNTSYVRRFGRTDCPIQSVDVTDAAMVRALFDHVGACDTVVFAAGLTGQRTQADPSLATDILLKGTESIATAMRAKGIPRLVGVSSLAVYAAGQTSFESLREVEKPTGHVGVYGSVIRRMEAAMIALEGLSVGIARAAGVYGPNRYGHGSQSSQLVERLLYGAALKQPISLRGHWQDRDDFIYARDLGDALEKLARPGYPEGCEIINVGTGMTTCLRELIEAVEQSIGRVNVNLIAPDPSRAPLARPPLDTEWMLKRIGPPKFTLNEALRDFAREVDLLTAQEVRPYAKQS; from the coding sequence ATGAGTGATCACTCCAAAGGGCCACAATCGCGGTGCGTTGTCATTGGCACCGGACAGATCGGCACCTTCGCGGTACGCAGTTTTACGCACGCAGGCTGGTCCGTCACCGCCGCTGATCTCGCCCCCAACACCAGCTATGTACGAAGGTTCGGGCGCACGGATTGCCCCATCCAAAGTGTGGACGTCACCGATGCGGCGATGGTTCGGGCTCTTTTCGATCATGTCGGCGCGTGTGATACCGTGGTCTTCGCCGCCGGCTTGACGGGACAGCGAACCCAGGCAGATCCCTCTCTGGCGACCGATATCCTCTTGAAAGGAACCGAATCCATAGCGACAGCAATGCGCGCAAAGGGTATTCCCAGGCTCGTCGGCGTTAGCAGTCTTGCCGTTTATGCTGCCGGTCAGACCTCTTTCGAGTCGCTGCGCGAAGTCGAAAAGCCGACCGGCCATGTCGGCGTCTATGGCTCCGTCATTCGACGCATGGAGGCCGCGATGATCGCGTTGGAGGGACTGTCGGTCGGTATCGCGAGGGCAGCCGGAGTTTACGGCCCCAACCGTTATGGACATGGCAGCCAGTCGTCTCAGTTGGTCGAACGGCTCCTTTACGGCGCCGCCTTGAAACAACCGATAAGCCTTCGGGGTCACTGGCAGGACCGTGACGATTTCATCTATGCGCGCGACCTGGGGGACGCCCTCGAAAAGCTTGCAAGACCCGGTTATCCCGAGGGTTGCGAAATCATCAATGTCGGGACCGGCATGACGACCTGCTTGAGAGAACTGATAGAAGCGGTTGAGCAGTCCATCGGACGGGTCAATGTCAATCTTATCGCTCCTGATCCGTCACGTGCCCCCTTGGCTCGGCCGCCTTTGGACACTGAGTGGATGCTCAAGCGCATCGGCCCCCCGAAATTTACGCTCAACGAAGCCCTGCGCGACTTCGCACGTGAGGTTGATCTCTTAACCGCACAGGAGGTGCGACCATATGCAAAGCAATCCTAA
- a CDS encoding NAD(P)H-dependent oxidoreductase, producing the protein MQSNPNLLAICASLKPAPGRTEPSACREILRAATIYLSRVVPNIESLDLRDATLPRFEGLAPAHHYDPAVMQVHQRIRAASGLIFSIPAYWGGVGGAFKTFVELVCGPSYENASSSPFQGKPAVALLVGSDAFSTQSAISQLDSIFEAIGAHLTSELVVVPNPAATGASDAAIRALIGASAQLAQHIIKVKEGA; encoded by the coding sequence ATGCAAAGCAATCCTAACCTATTGGCGATTTGCGCATCGTTGAAACCGGCGCCGGGCCGAACGGAACCATCGGCTTGCCGGGAAATATTGAGAGCCGCGACCATCTATCTCTCCCGTGTCGTCCCCAATATCGAGAGCTTGGATTTACGCGATGCGACATTGCCCCGTTTCGAGGGCTTGGCCCCCGCACATCACTATGATCCGGCGGTCATGCAGGTTCACCAACGCATCCGCGCGGCGTCTGGATTGATCTTCTCCATTCCCGCTTATTGGGGCGGCGTCGGCGGTGCTTTCAAGACATTTGTCGAGCTCGTCTGCGGACCAAGCTACGAAAATGCATCATCCTCTCCCTTTCAAGGCAAACCGGCGGTTGCTCTGCTTGTCGGGTCCGACGCCTTCTCAACGCAAAGCGCAATCTCGCAGCTGGATAGTATCTTCGAGGCGATCGGCGCGCATCTGACCTCCGAGCTTGTCGTTGTGCCCAATCCGGCAGCGACGGGTGCGTCGGATGCGGCGATTCGTGCGCTAATCGGCGCATCCGCCCAGCTCGCGCAGCACATCATCAAAGTGAAAGAGGGTGCATGA